A DNA window from Zonotrichia leucophrys gambelii isolate GWCS_2022_RI chromosome 15, RI_Zleu_2.0, whole genome shotgun sequence contains the following coding sequences:
- the TMEM119 gene encoding transmembrane protein 119, producing MGSAMGTWLLLLVLLVAAPAEAAAPRHRPVLPDTAGSGDGDEASATLPAQPVTPRISPTVGAAPGTTVTNSSAPGVLDGLVDFFKEYLLLVVVVGSLSFVLLFIICAAVIVRQKHKASAYYPSSFPKKKYVDERDKSGGARDFSEVPDKAPEAGAEEPLDGGRQLQADILAAAQNLKSPHKAPLANGAQGEQNSPQEEKEKEEEEEGKKKSGDEQPKPPAQNAGAEEAASAGSKDGGCSPDACQDGSQAPSGI from the coding sequence ATGGGCTCAGCCATGGGCACGTGGTTGCTGCtcttggtgctgctggtggcggccccggcggaggcggcggcgccgcggcACCGCCCGGTGCTGCCGGACACTGCTGGCAGCGGGGACGGGGACGAGGCCTCAGCCACGCTGCCCGCCCAGCCTGTGACCCCCCGCATCAGCCCCACCGTGGGGGCGGCACCGGGGACCACCGTGACCAACAGCTCGGCGCCGGGCGTGCTGGACGGGCTGGTGGACTTCTTCAAGGAGtacctgctgctggtggtggtggtgggctCGCTGTCCTTCGTCCTCCTCTTCATCATCTGCGCCGCCGTTATCGTCCGGCAGAAGCACAAGGCCTCCGCCTACtatccctcctccttccccaagAAGAAATACGTGGATGAGCGGGACAAGTCGGGGGGAGCGCGGGACTTCAGCGAGGTGCCCGACAAAGCCCCCGAGGCCGGCGCGGAGGAGCCGCTGGACGGCGGCCGCCAGCTCCAGGCCGAcatcctggctgctgcccagaacCTCAAATCCCCCCACAAGGCACCGCTGGCCAACGGGGCCCAGGGCGAGCAGAATTCCCctcaggaagagaaggagaaggaggaagaggaggaaggaaagaagaagtcGGGGGATGAGCAACCCAAGCCCCCTGCCCAAAATGCGGGCGCGGAGGAAGCGGCGAGCGCAGGAAGCAAGGATGGAGGATGCAGCCCTGATGCCTGCCAGGATGGCTCCCAGGCTCCCTCTGGAATCTGA
- the SELPLG gene encoding P-selectin glycoprotein ligand 1: protein MAPGRALLVLLVLSPLWACGADLLEPGLPWGGQWVWGETKPLPHSRGKRDDSGQEPGATTMISSDKGDGVSVPPPAPGTKASLLLVPTTANATDDDSPEPELLLSSAAPVPSTNSSLLLVPTTANAMDDDSPEPELLLSSAAPVPSTNSSLLQVPAVPTTAGPMDETDSPAPDSLEDSVAPTVTSASTSLLRVPTTADPMDETDPPDPDLLPSTAPPPASSTEASWALVVPTTADPMDETDSPAPDLLPGSEPGTPSAARKSIPTTTPGWLTALIEEDTVTDGLDSDSSTGPRSTAPPAFVLTSTGYGKPKKSRAPPASTLAAIGDTTPVGTAVSWEPSGAMSKCLLAILLLGLVAAAFLVSTGVLGSLLWRRARTGERRFSPTEMVCISSLLPDAEAAAGPRPVPARRHKLLLPDGSSEPDGDNLTLSSFLPEHS from the coding sequence AtggcgccgggccgggccctgctggtgctgctggtgctgagccccCTGTGGGCGTGTGGGGCTGATCTGCTGGagccggggctgccctggggcgGGCAGTGGGTCTGGGGGGAGACCAAGCCCCTGCCCCACTCCCGTGGCAAGAGGGATGACAGTGGGCAGGAGCCCGGTGCCACCACGATGATCAGCAGTGACAAAGGCGATGGTGTCTCTGTGCCACCGCCAGCACCTGGCACCAAGGCCAGCCTGCTCCTGGTGCCAACCACAGCCAATGCCACGGATGATGATTCCCCcgagcctgagctgctcctgagctctgcagcaccagtgcccagcaccaactccagcctgctcctggtGCCAACCACAGCCAATGCCATGGATGATGATTCCCCcgagcctgagctgctcctgagctctgcagcaccagtgcccagcaccaactccagcctgctccaggtgcCTGCAGTGCCCACCACAGCCGGGCCTATGGATGAGACAGATTCCCCTGCTCCTGACTCACTGGAGGACTCTGTGGCACCAACAGTGACCAGTGCCAGCACCAGCCTGCTCCGGGTGCCCACCACAGCTGATCCCATGGATGAGACAGATCCCCCTGATCCCGACCTGCTCCCGAGCACTGCCCCACCACCAGCATCCAGCACTGAGGCCAGCTGGGCACTCGTGGTGCCAACCACAGCTGATCCTATGGATGAGACTGATTCCCCTGCTCCCGATCTGCTGCCAGGCTCAGAGCCTGGCACACCATCAGCAGCCCGAAAGAGCatccccaccaccacccccgGCTGGCTCACGGCACTCATCGAGGAGGACACAGTGACTGATGGCCTGGACAGCGACTCCTCCACGGGGCCACGCTCAACAGCCCCCCCAGCCTTTGTCCTCACCAGCACGGGCTACGGGAAACCCAAGAAATCCCGAGCTCCGCCTGCATCGACCCTTGCGGCCATCGGGGACACGACGCCGGTGGGCACGGCGGTGTCCTGGGAGCCCAGCGGGGCCATGAGCAAGTGCCTGCTggccatcctgctgctggggctggtggccGCCGCCTTCCTGGTGAGCACGGGCGTGCTGGGGTCGCTGCTGTGGCGGCGGGCGCGGACGGGGGAGCGCCGCTTCAGCCCCACCGAGATGGTTTGCATCTCCTCGCTGCTGCCCGACGCCGAGGCGGCCGCCGGCCCCCGTCCTGTCCCCGCCCGGAGgcacaagctgctgctgcccgacGGCAGCTCCGAGCCCGATGGAGACAACCTGACTCTCAGCAGCTTCCTGCCGGAGCACTCCTGA